The Dermacentor variabilis isolate Ectoservices chromosome 4, ASM5094787v1, whole genome shotgun sequence genome contains the following window.
ACGAGGACGGCTTGAAGACGGTAGCGTGATGACGACAATATGACaacgcactgacagcggcagagTGAAGAAGGCGAAAGTATGGCGATCAAATGACAACGAAAGAATAATGACAGTGGTACAAAGGCGATAAAATGACGACGGCGGCGTTTTGGCGTTGGAGATCACGTCGGCGTTGGAACTCAGGTTCGTGCCTACGTGCATCACATCAAGCCGCAGACCGCCTCAATTCGCACTATATCGGGTGTTCGTTTGCACTATGCCCGGTAAAGACCAATCGTCCAGGAGTGCAGCAAGCAGCGATGACAAATGTACGGCGACGACGGCGGGACGATGGCATTACATTCAGTATCACCCACGGATTTTGTAAGACACCGGTCCGCTGCAGAATCAACGGTAAAGTccaaggaagaggcaaataaagcttcacTATAAAACTTATGCATACCCCAAGCACTGTGGGACTAAATGTTCTGCGGAACGTTTTTCAGGTATCTGGCTGCCCAGCATTGTTCGGGGTTCTGCAAGGGGCTACCATAAGGACCGACCGACATGTTTGTGCAAGGCTTGCATCATTGGTGTCTGACGACAGAAACAAGGCGACGTGGACGGTTTGATTTACTACACCACTGATTTATTGGTGTCGGGTGGAGGAACATTACAACCTGTTCCTTGAGGCCTGGGCAGATCCAGAAGGTCATGCATTGTCACATACAGTCTCTAAGCGCTAACTGCCACGAAGGCTTGATGGTGAAAACTTTCGCGCACTCAAATGTTTTAAGTCAATTGCTGGTAAGCGAAGCGACGCACGCGTCAAACAACCCAAAGCACCAGCATGCACGAGCGAAGTCAAGGGTGTTATTGCGTCTTTTTGTGCAAGAGTCTGTGGCCTATAGCGCCTAGTAATCATCAACCACTGAAGCGATCATATCCTATATAGTCGACGAGCTAAGATTTTTTGTAAAAACCTCGCTTCTACATTGTATAATGATGTGGCGCGAAACTGTTCCACTTTTTGCAGCTTGGCTTCATCATTCGTTTTTGGAATGAAGACAGCATTCCACTCGTAGAATGCGGCAGGCAAAAACCTTGACTATAAGCTTGCCGATAGAAATTTAGCAGAAAAGGAGATAATAATGAAGGGAATTTCCTATGACATTCAGTTGCATGATGCCATCAGCTGAGTTCAGGGGTTTTACCTTTTGGCAACAAAACGATGCTAGCAGTACCTTCTTCAATCCCAACTTATGTGACAAATTGTAGTCGTCAACCGGTAAACTGGCATGCGGCATTAGAAGCCAGTCAATTCAGCCTAACATTCACGTTGCGCGTGATGTGCTCGAGTGTGTCACAGGCAACGTCGAACAAGAGGCCAAAGTGCGTGCAGCTTGATTGAACCAAAAACTTCGATAGGCATGACCACCAAGCCACATTTCATGTGTCAAGCCGTATTCAATCTTGGTACAAGGTTGGTTAATGGAGTTTGTAttaatgctattagcattctTTCGGAACGTCACCCAGTTTGcggtatgtatgtatatatgtccACGCCTAACCTGTTTCTGGCAAACTTGGGGCGCTGAGTAGTCCATGCTCAAATaggcagagcatcgggctgctgtgaaCTGTTGGACCAACTAAGGTCACTGGTTATGGGGCACTGGGCACttgccgcttttcaatgacaaTATTTGACGAACTTGGGTCACAGAGCATGagacactgggtatgtggcactgttcaataaacctctttgacgccagcttgggtcaccGAGTATGTGTCCCTGGGTATGTATGTGCCACTTTTCGTAACAATCATCACACAAAATATATCACCACTTACACACTCACTACGAGATAGATCGCATTAAAGTCGTCCATCAACTCCAAAGAATCGATGCGCGTCGCCGGTTTTGCTACGATCATGGATATAGTGGATTTATAGTTAGTGCCTCGTTCACTCAGCGGATAAGCCTCAGTCTCAGGCGAAGAAAAATCAGTGAAGGCGTTGAATGTCAAGCGCTATTCAATTATGAGGTCTGTGTGCTTTAAATATACCAATGAAACATTGTAGTTATGTCCGTGTTTTATGTCGTGATGTATCGTTTCACTACGCTGACAGGGCCTGGTGTGCACTCACTGGCCCAATGTCATCGCTTAGTATTCTGTGGAAGCAATTATCCGGCGGCAGATCCCTTGTTGACCAAAAAAATTAGTAgcccagatgtaaaaaaaaaaaaaaatccgacaaTTAAGATAccacctaatgcgaaattttagcgctgctgtatacgtgttttcatttctctaTACATTGAGGCCAAGAATCTGAGACCGAAATCACCATAccgactggcagtaggccagtgccgtcagcgccttcccATAGCGAGGGGccgtatgggaacgctagcatgatgagcgacatcggagccagctgtgcaagactACGAAGACGAACGCAGGAGCAGGGGAACGAGCGCGATCATGCGGTTACGCTGAGGGAcggcgacgctcaacccaggaacgggcgcctaagagctgcgttgtTAAAGAAAAGCATGAAAATCAAAAGCTGCTGCTGAATATCGTGCACTGTTGTTTTTATACTCTACACAACGAGGTCTGCGGCCTGTCACCATTTATTGTTTGATTATAGACAGAGCAGCATTTCTTGCCGGCCAAGATTCGGGGAGTGCGTACTGCTGCCACGGGATATCGGAGTGGAAGAAAACAATGTTGCCAAATAGCAGCTTCGCTGGCTCCCGACTGGAATAACGACTTGTTTAGTGCTAATGATCTCAATGCCAAGCTCCACCACATAGCTGGGGTGACCACCATTGCGGTCATCTAAGTGACAGTTTGCAGGCTACACGCCAGCCATTCCAGCTGGGTGGAGATTAACTGCCGTACCTAGAACGTTCCCCCGACGCAACGTGCCACCCAGACTCAATATATTAAGTTGATGGCAACGGCGCCCTACGAGAGGGCCGTCACTGCGCTTCGTGAACACTTGGGAATCCTTGGGAATCGCAGTGTCTTCAACCGAGGAGAGGCGATGTGATCAACTGAGTGGGGTAACAAAGAGCTTCCGATTCTAGTATTGTGAATACAGGGGTTAAGTTTACGGGGTCCGAAAGGTATATAATGTCCGTCGCTATAGGAAAGCCAGGCGATGCTCGCTTCCGTGAAGTCGTCGCTTGGTCGCGTGATCTCCTGTGTGTCTCGAGATTGCGGCAGCACCACCGCCATGGGGATGTCTGTACCTCTGGAAGCCGACGAGAGGAACTGCCAGTCAGAATCCGCATGCCTCCTCTTCCGGCCTGGGAACCCCGTTGTCTGATAGCGTTGTAAAACAGCGACTTGTTAACATCAGCCCTGTTTGCAGGTTGGTCCTATAGCATACCTTCGCAGTAGCACTGATGTCGATATTCATGGGCACATACGGGCTTCAGTCAGGAGATTATCCAGTCACTATTTAGGTCACGTGATTGAATGGGTCATCCTACGTTTTGGTCTATTACTACCATCTAAAAAGCACTTGCTATAGGGCGCAGACTACTGCAGAGACCTTTAAAACAAAATAATATGTTACGAACCTCCCCTTTATGGTTAAACAtacaattaaaacaaagcagacAAAACAAGAATCTTTTAAGTAAGCATATGCATACAAACGGAGCGAGGTATCCAGGTCTCGCACACCATTCCACTGAATTGTTACGTGTGCAATTCAGTATCGCGGGCAACATTAGAAACTGTATATAGGCGAGTATAAGAATAACTAGATAATAGAATACAAACAATTGGCACTGTTGCCCGATGAGCTATCAAACCTAGCTCGAAAAAGAAACATCAGGGAATGAGCTGCCTCGAACCGTATGTCGCAGCAGGGAAGGCCAGCATACGCGCGCGACCCCGACCACTTCGCTATGCGAACAGACACGTCGGTGGCGACTGGCGCTGGCAGCCGAAGGCCTCTGCGAAGTCGGAAGCGTTGACGGCCAAATTGCACATGACCGGTCCTTCCACAGGATCGTCGCAGAAGTGGCTGCAGTAGCTAATGTAGAACGTCTGCAACGGCGAGAACATCTCCAGCTGCTTGATCCCGAGCGTGGACAGGCCGCCTTCATGGCTGGATGCTGCGCTGCTCTTGAGCGCGGCCAGCGCGACGTCCAGAGCGAAGAGGTCGGCGACCTCTTTCATGTCCCGCTTCGTCGTAGCCCTGTCTAGTGCGCACTTTCCCTGTTGCTCCCACCAGGGTATCTCAGAGCCCGTGTAATCCAACTTCCGGCCACGCTCGTCGGCGATCCTGACCAGCTGCCGGGCGAACTGGTATCCCAAACCACTATAGGTCATTATCGGCGAGCCCCGGGTCAGGTACGACGGCGGGAGGAGCGCCGAAACGGCAAGCCAGACGAGATTCACCGAGTAGAGGTAAATGGCGCTTCCAGACTGCCACCGGTAACGGGCGGTCAGCAGGTTGTCGTGGAAAGGGCTGTACAGCGCCAACTGCAGGGCCTGCTTAGACTTGAGCCACATCTCGAAGAACGTCGCGTCTTTGCCGTAGTTGTCGGGAAAGATGCTGTAGAGACCGTCCAACTGTTCGGTGATCATGAACGGTAGCGCCGGGAACAACTGGGCGCGCATGTGGCTGCCGATCTTCAGAGCCGCTTCCTTCTTCGTCAGGTTGGTGATGGATTCCGAAGCTTGGAGCTGGCTGAGGAGTGCTCTCGAAGTGGAGTTGAAGAGCGTCGAAACGTACTCCTTCCGGGCTTCGGTATCGAACAGTGCCTGGAAGATCGTCGACGCCTGGACAATGCCGAACGATTCATGGACGGCGAGAAAGCAATGCGTGCCAGCACCCGCGTTCTCAGCCGCCTGTCCGCCCAAGGATAAGAAGTCGGCGTTCAACATCCACACGTAGACATAAGCGAACATCCAGCCGATCACGTTCAGAAGCCGTGCGGGTGAGATAGTTTCGAGTAGATTCGAAAGCCGACTGAATGAGTACTGTTTCATTATTAGGATTTTCGTTTCTATAGAAACGACGGCAGTTGATTTCACATGCTTCGTGATGACAGCACGCCATTCATTCAAGGAGGCGTTGTGGACATAAAGCTGATGAGCCTTGTGCAATGGCAGCAGGATGTCATGCTCATCTGTGCGTGTCGACAGAACAGCGTCCCTGATGGCTCCTTCGTCCTTGTGCAGCTCTTGGATGGCGGAGTTCTTCAGCTCGGTCGTTCCGTTGGTTAGGAAAAGCGACACGCTCCCCACGGCGCGGCCGTACGCGACGTCGTCCAGCAACGACATCTGCCGCATGCGCAGCAGCGGCAAGGCGCCTGGCTCTTCGAAGGCGACGACGGGAAGGCGGTCTTCGGTCAGGTACACGAGCTTCGCATCGAACCACAGAACAACCCTCCAGTTCACGATTAAGTCGAAGAGGACATCGAAAACTCCGATTATTCCCACCTGCCCACCCGAATCCACCGACGGCCACCGTATCCCGCGTGCCTCCATGAACCTAACGAAGTGCTCGGCTGTCTTCGTGGCTGGTGCATCGAGACAGGTCGACAAGGCGGTCAGGGCCTTGGAAGTCGCAGGGTAACGCCCATCTGCTGCTGGAGGCGCCGATGTGGTGGCCGCGCTGACGACGCTTGAGGCGACGAGCTTGGCGTACGGAAGCGCTTCGGCGACCTGGGCGTCCGGTCGGGACCGGTTGGCTCCGCACACGTAGGCGTGGAAACGGGTGCACGGGTCCGCCGTCGTGTCAAGGGACTGAAGAAGCTGATGGGCGTGGTCGAGGCAGTCGTCACTGGAGCAGACACCGTCTTCGAGCGAGGTTCGCGCTCTTAGCACCAAGTAGATAACGACGAGAAGCAAGAGAACGCTCGTGGCCGCGAAGACCAGGCGTTTTTTGTGGCGACGGCAACCGCGCAGGTGAGACTGGAGTTTGTCAAGGCGATGCCGCTCCAGCTCTTGTTCTGCGTACTGTTAGCAAAAACAGAGAACGGAACCTTCAATTGCATGGAGCTACAGTTGACGGAATAATTTAACTACGACGAAATGATAGCGAGGCTTTGGATTTGCGCAGAATAAGGCAATGGAAGATCAAACTTGCACGATGCTTCCGAGCTTCGACCCTATGAATATTTGGTGTTGCTGACAACTCTCACATTGTTGTTTATTTCCCTTTCGTGGTGCGATCTGTAAGCCTCTTGTAGGCTTAACGCGGTTGACAGGACGACTGCACTGAAAAGGTGGTAGTACAGGATTCCATCCTTGGACCAGGACAAATTCATGTAAGAATTATTTTCTGAGGACCTGAACGAGATTTTGTTGGGTCCTTGGTGCTGCATTTAGTTGGATTCTGAGTACCCTTTTTCGTGAGCCTATATATAGCTCCACATTGGGGGTAATACCATAAAGCGGAAATTTATTTATCGGACAACAGCTTGCTCTGAGCTGCAATGTAGTTGAGACGAGCATCCGTTCTTTTGATCGTTCCTATTATTTTCGCGATTTTTGACATGGCCTAACTGGTAAAACGCACAGGGGAAGTTCTCTATTGTCATACACCCATTTGGCCACCATGATTGCGAATATGACGTTATGCTATTGAGCACAAAATTGTGGCTTCCATTTCAGGTCTTCTTACTTTAAAAGCGGTACACAAACGTTATGAAATTTTAATGCACGTAGTAATGAAGGGGAGTAGTGCATGTATTTGCCTAAATaccgtccttctggctttaaacagctttgtgactttgcaaaccgATCATTTTGAATCAAACATTTAATTATAAATG
Protein-coding sequences here:
- the LOC142579721 gene encoding uncharacterized protein LOC142579721, translating into MADNPNERSVTNEGPSPGALQRHGAATADNPNETAPTEQRGTDRARHHRKRSRPRSRHFGPPSGVSPSSSIRDTMDELTAPREQVSPRTGTLDSRSIAHTSLGPVSHSGKARRPPSSHFTTDWRDNTGTVPSIPVHDASALDDTHDEGGRRSYRTADDSSVRHSRRSSQMDPSQANRSPSRQRPKRTAEHALVPETVTDRTRAGVPFLSSHFTTDWRDSTGTVPSTHAHDASALDDTHDEGGRRPYQTADDSSGRHSRRSSQMDPLHARRSPSRQRPQRIAAHDLVPGTVTDQTVAGGRMGQSTDGIPKGDDAHYAPDLQQWRWPRRASAHSGSPRHAFATRADFPRDDQQTAPHADVWAQSQRSSVGSPSLTNSPERRVTIHPSAKMELARNKQLDGAFQLASAEAEPVAGPQFKGPVPHQVIRWPSVRSADQEAAARRRSVAEQLLMSSPTGPVSPIDHGPLEMAAGITSGRRQSMMVQAAIHDLPKFSEAGAKQKRRASMDYRARALHKREQSPHTRVPSVSPGHYAEQELERHRLDKLQSHLRGCRRHKKRLVFAATSVLLLLVVIYLVLRARTSLEDGVCSSDDCLDHAHQLLQSLDTTADPCTRFHAYVCGANRSRPDAQVAEALPYAKLVASSVVSAATTSAPPAADGRYPATSKALTALSTCLDAPATKTAEHFVRFMEARGIRWPSVDSGGQVGIIGVFDVLFDLIVNWRVVLWFDAKLVYLTEDRLPVVAFEEPGALPLLRMRQMSLLDDVAYGRAVGSVSLFLTNGTTELKNSAIQELHKDEGAIRDAVLSTRTDEHDILLPLHKAHQLYVHNASLNEWRAVITKHVKSTAVVSIETKILIMKQYSFSRLSNLLETISPARLLNVIGWMFAYVYVWMLNADFLSLGGQAAENAGAGTHCFLAVHESFGIVQASTIFQALFDTEARKEYVSTLFNSTSRALLSQLQASESITNLTKKEAALKIGSHMRAQLFPALPFMITEQLDGLYSIFPDNYGKDATFFEMWLKSKQALQLALYSPFHDNLLTARYRWQSGSAIYLYSVNLVWLAVSALLPPSYLTRGSPIMTYSGLGYQFARQLVRIADERGRKLDYTGSEIPWWEQQGKCALDRATTKRDMKEVADLFALDVALAALKSSAASSHEGGLSTLGIKQLEMFSPLQTFYISYCSHFCDDPVEGPVMCNLAVNASDFAEAFGCQRQSPPTCLFA